The Arachis ipaensis cultivar K30076 chromosome B05, Araip1.1, whole genome shotgun sequence nucleotide sequence aaaatcaaattgaagttagagaaataaaaaaaataaaaataaaaataaaatgaaaagagGACATGGGGACAGGGAAAAACgcgaacaaaaagaaaaaaaagaaatagaaaatcaaaattaataatactaaaaaaattaatttaaagaaaaaattatctaatctaagcataCAAACAACGAGTAGTTGTCAACCACAGTCAATttttggcaacggcgccaaaaatttagtGCGgattttataaccacaaactaacctgcaagtacaccgggtcgtaccaagtaatacctcaggtgagtgagggtcgatcccacgaggattaagggactaagcaacaatggttgattaatttacttagttagacaagtagAAAATAGTGTttaagagttcaaaagcattaaacagtaaatccagaatatcagaagacaggcaaataaataagttggaaaaataatatggagaaggcagttaaggcttcagagttatctattttccggattgacttttcttattaatttattttaatcatgcaagatttaattcatggaaaactatatgtgactagaacctaattccttagacctttctagtctcctctaactttcatcaaccgccaatttctttgtcaattaattccaattagggggtgaagtttaactctagttattatgccacaaaaatcctaattatccaaatataagaggattatatgtcacgtatcccgttaagttcagataattagaatttaggagaaattattttcaagctgttgttcaagtaaagagctttttcaagttatacaagaactcaattagaaagagggtcatacttccgttccacccaaattcataagataaagaacgaaaacaatttttgaattataaatcagtacatgaattaaaatagaaaaacaatagaatcaatccatacaatagacagagctccaaaccttaacagtagaggtttagttgctcatgaaaaagagtgaaaactaggattatggtaaactgtaaattgggTTGAGGTGGAATAATccccagaagagaagtttcttctttttatatctaatcctaattaatttaaaatctattttctaaaattaaaataatatcttttcctattttaaaataaaatttaaatttaaatcagaattaattaaataatccgCGCCTTGTAACGTGGGAACCACTTGGCTTCGCtggatccacgcctaacttggctaAGAGCTGCGCCTAACTTCATGCTATTCACCACACAAGGCGCCTTACTTGGACTGAAGAGGAGGCAATGCACCTTACTTAGAGGAGAGCAAATGTTGCGTGTTGTTGTTGTTTCATGCGCCTAACTTGAGCAATTATTTTAGGCGCAACCTTGGCAGAGTTGATGGAagagaagtatagactattatatatcgttggaaagctctggaagttagctttccaaagctACTAGAATCACGTCCATTGAATCTCTATAGCTCGAGTTatttaggtttgagtgcagagaggtcagggttgacagcatcattcaccTTCTTCTTTTTTCTGCGAAAACTCTatcaaatccagccaaatgctacctaaaataaacagaattgcacaagactcaaagtagcatctatagtggctaaaagataattaattcttgattaaactcaacaatttaaatgcaaattcactaggaaaagataggaaagatgctcacgcatcagaatGCGTTAGCGTCAGGTCCCGGCGTCTAGCACCAAGGCACTAGAATTGGATTCCAACTTCAATATGCTCCCCAGTCTATTCTGAGCGCACTTGTTTCTGTTTCAATCAATTTGTATGACCTAAATAGAGATAAAAACAGGGAAATtatgaacaaagaaaagaaaataaataaaacaatatTGAAATCGAAGGATATTAAATATCGGGTTGCTCCcaaagtgcttctttaacgtcactatcTTGACGGTTCAATTCTGCTATGTCAGCAGATGAGTAATCCTCTGGCGATCAACTTCGCCACCAAGATAAGACTTCAACCGCTGGCCATTAACAGTGAACCTCTTGTCGAAATCCTCTTCCTTGATTTCCACATAACCGTAGGGAGACACTTTATTTACCAAAAATGATCCAGACCACTGGGATTTCAACTTTTCGAAAAATATCTTGAGCCTTAAATTAAAAAGAAGGACTTTCTGGCCTGGCTCAAATTTTTTGGTGGCTATTTTCTTATCATGCAACACCTTTGTTTTCTCCTTGTAGagcttggcattttcataagctGTTGTTCGAAATTCATCAAGCTCACTGAGTTGGAGGAGCCTCTTCTCTCCTACAACTtttgcatcaaagtttaggaacttAGTAGCCCAATAAGTTCTGTGCTCCAACtccactggcaagtgacaggctttgtcaTAGACTAATTGATATGGGAACATTCCAATAGGAGTCTTGAAGGCTGTACGGTaagcccaaagagcatcatcaatCTTCCTAACCCAGTCCTTCCTTGAAGCACTGATAGTCTTCCCTAGAATCTATTtgagctctctgttagagacctcCACCTGTCCACTTATCTGAGAGTGATAGGAGGTATGATGCATGCACATCTTTAGTAGTTTTTAGTTGTTATTTCTTTAAATAAAGGTagtgatttattatttttattaggacTTTCATGCTTTTAATCAATGGTCTTAGAATTTCTTTTCTTGAATTAAGTTAGAGATTTTCTTtgctttaattaaattttttttggtgcTTTGATCAATAATTTTTGGAGTTGCTTTGTGCTTTTAAGTTTAGAAATTGATTTAAGGATGCTAAGCAAGAACAAAGAAAGAGATAGACAAAACAaggataaaaaaaagaacaaagaaaGAAGCTTAAGAAACACTTTGAAGCTCTTGGCTACATTTTGAAGCCTTAGGACACACTTTTCCAAGACcaaaatcaacaaaatttagCCTGGAAGCTTTGCCGTCCAACGTGATGGAAGTAGCGTCCAACGGCGATCATGCGTATGCACAATTAGAGCTAAAAAAGAAATCATGCGTATGCATGCATCATGCATACGCATGTTTTGGTACAAAAAGgggtgttgtgcgtacgcatcctTCATGCATACGCGCAAATGGTGAAATAAGTaaaatcatgcgtacgcatgacccatagGTACGCATGACCCCCGTTTCACGCCCCACGCTAGTTTATTGGCATCCTACACTGAAGCAATACAAAAGCATATTTTGGGCCAAATTTGGAAGATAGTTGCAGGCATCCCACGTCCTTCAAATGGCGTGGCACGGCAAAGCAAAACAGAGACCAAATTGAGTCATTCTTGGAGGAAAAAGTGTGGCGTCCAATGTGGTTTCCAAATGGCTGGTTTATACCATCTTGCGACGCTGAACAAGACTTGGTTTAGGTTGGATAAGCCGTTGGTGAGTGCATTCGTGGTGGCGTCCGGAAACGCACACGTTTCATGCGCTGTTCGGTGAGTGTAAGATTACACTGCAGGACATGACGTAACAGTTAGGGCTGCTAATCGATGGACATTATGTCAATTACGTCATCACCACTATCATCGGAAATTATGTTCGACTccacatcatcatcgtcatcatcatcccaCAGTACATCGTCTATACCATCCCGTGCTCCACCTTGTAATGAAACCGGTACCGTATCAGTAATACCTACTTCTCAGTCACCATTGCAGTTTAGATCAGCTGCGAAGGACGGGAAGGCAACCACGGATGAAAAGGCACAAACAGGCCTCGAACTAGAGCAGGTTGCTGTTGCTGGAGGTTGATAATTTTGGTTCAAACCTCCTGAGCTAGAGACCACATCTACAAGCTTGGCCAACAGCTCAGGGGTCCTGACCTCAGAAAACTACCGACGACAATGAAAACAAAACTTGCAAATCATCGTCACTCCCTATGACAAACGAATCGTATTTCACATCATCCCGCAAAATTAAAATTGGAATTCTATAGAATAACTTCTGAACCCGTTTCATGCCTTACAACCCCAGTTTTTGGATTATAGAATTCAGGAACTCAGCAAAGCTTGTTGAAGGTTTTAGGAGAATACTAAGGGGATCTTTATCAGTAAACTTAATTCTAGAACATGTTTTTTTCTTAATCGACTCTGTATAGTGCACCAATACTAAAAAACTATCTTCACTAGCCATTGTGTTTCACTCTTATAAGAAATTCACGTTCATATCATATTTATATAGGTTGGCCTCACACTAAATCGAATTTGCTTAGTTCGATTTATGAAtgcatagtaattcgaatcaattccATTCGAATTATATAAGGACAAAACTAGGAGTAAATCAAAACAGCTTGTTTCGAATTACTACGAACGTtacatgcatgcataaatcgaatCAACATGATTTGATTTACTATGAGACATTATATGGATGCATAAATTGACTCAAGCAGCTTCGATTTGCATTTTTCTTGATAATTCGAATTGGACAGCTTCGATTTACTATAAAAATTGGCAAATCGAATAAAActcattcgatttatatagaaacgTACATTTAGTAGATCTATGTAACGTTTTCAGATTTAGGTGAATTGTATAATATTGAGTTGGGTTTGATTTAatagtaaaatatatatatacttattaatttttttttctaaacacACTCAGGTGGGTAAATCCCTAAACACAACCCTTAATTATCTCATTCTTACTGTAAATAAGATAACGGTTCAACTAGGTATCCTTTAAAAATAGTACAATATTCAAccttttattacaataattaaaaaaaattaaaacaaacacaactaaaaattatgaatagatttactgtctttttaaaattaaatacacattcaaaatacaatctaaaaaaactgaaatttaaaatttaaattttaaatttctgtttcagatttaatatatttaattattaatatattataatttaaatacatatctaaaaatcaaattattcaaaattcaaaattttgattttaaaattataaaataaaccttaaactatcaaattattaattaaactcgTACAAAACACTCAAAGAAGTAGAGAAGTCACATTTGTGCTATGTCGAAAATCCAAGCGCACATGGAAAACTCAGAGATGCACATCGAGAAGTCATCCTCCGCTGTCGTTCATCGGTGCCACCTTTCTCTTCCGCGCTCATCCTCAACGCTGCCTTCCTCCTTTTCGACGCTCATTTACAACGCTgtctttttaatgtttaaatttaaattttagatttatgattttggatgtgttttaaaaatattttctgtataacttcataattttagatgtgttacaattattttttaatgtttaaatttagattttagatttatgattttggatgtgtttcaaaaatattttctatataacttcataattttagatgtgttacaattattttttaatgtttaaatttagaatttagatttatgattttatattttctgtataacttcataattttagatgtgttacatttgttttttaatgtttaaatttaaattttagatttatgattttggatgtgttttaaaaatattttttgtataacttaatattttagatatgttacaattgaaaaagaaactacaattgaaaatattttagtttatgtatataattatattcgaccattcataattgtattattaacatttatattgtattattaaaGTTGACTGATTTTagatatgttttaaaaatattttgtataaaatatcaTACTATCAGATGTATTATAATCGAAAAATAACAacacaattttaaattaattgttgattataataattttgaaaactaataaGCATCGAAAAAAATTAactgataatttaaataataaatattat carries:
- the LOC107640966 gene encoding uncharacterized protein LOC107640966 — its product is MFPYQLVYDKACHLPVELEHRTYWATKFLNFDAKVVGEKRLLQLSELDEFRTTAYENAKLYKEKTKVLHDKKIATKKFEPGQKVLLFNLRLKIFFEKLKSQWSGSFLVNKVSPYGYVEIKEEDFDKRFTVNGQRLKSYLGGEVDRQRITHLLT